One Desulfonatronum thiodismutans DNA segment encodes these proteins:
- a CDS encoding aldehyde ferredoxin oxidoreductase family protein — translation MDKILRIDVGAQGGPKATVEPVGDYAGMGGRGMTTMVVYKEVPADCHPLGPENKLVISPGLMSGSAASSSGRLSVGCKSPLTGTIKESNAGGTAAQALGRLGYAAVILEGERQGDDMYKVFIDDQGVKIEKANELKMLPNYDLIDKLKPVYGEKVSVISIGTAGEMRFSNSSIAVTDPEFRPTRHCGRGGVGAVMGSKGIKCIVVDASNTKMRQPVNPEGFKEANRKFVEGLKQHAVTGQGLPTYGTNVLTNVLNEAGGYPTYNFREGRYKHHQNLSGELQAENMKNREGGQPTHGCHRGCAIQCSGIYTDKDGNYMTKQPEYETVWSHGGNCGIDDLDVVAKLDYLDDNYGLDTIEMGVTIGVAMEAGVIEFGDGEGAINLVHEVGKGTPLGRILGAGTATTARCYGLEHAPVVKGQAMPAYDPRSVKGIGVTYATSTMGADHTAGYAVATNILKVGGDVDPLKVEGQAELSRNLQVATAALDATGYCLFIAFAILDQPETFNAMVDSINQMYGLSMTGDDVVALGQKILKMEQEFNKKAGFGPEHDRLPRYFSREPLTPHNVVFDVPAEELDKVYNF, via the coding sequence ATGGACAAGATTTTACGAATTGATGTTGGCGCGCAGGGTGGTCCCAAGGCCACAGTGGAGCCGGTGGGCGACTACGCAGGCATGGGCGGTCGGGGCATGACCACCATGGTGGTGTACAAGGAAGTCCCGGCTGATTGTCATCCCTTGGGACCGGAAAACAAGCTGGTTATTTCCCCCGGCTTGATGAGCGGTTCGGCTGCCTCTTCCTCCGGCCGCCTTTCCGTGGGCTGCAAGAGCCCGTTGACCGGAACCATCAAGGAATCCAACGCCGGCGGCACCGCTGCCCAGGCCCTGGGACGTCTCGGCTACGCCGCGGTGATTCTGGAAGGCGAGCGCCAGGGCGACGACATGTACAAGGTGTTCATCGACGATCAGGGCGTGAAGATCGAGAAGGCCAACGAACTGAAGATGCTGCCCAACTACGACCTGATCGACAAGCTGAAGCCAGTTTACGGAGAAAAGGTTTCCGTGATCTCCATCGGCACGGCTGGCGAGATGCGCTTTTCCAACTCCTCCATCGCCGTGACGGATCCGGAATTCCGGCCCACCCGGCACTGCGGACGCGGTGGCGTCGGCGCGGTCATGGGCTCCAAGGGCATCAAGTGCATCGTAGTTGACGCTTCCAACACCAAGATGCGCCAGCCCGTGAATCCGGAAGGGTTCAAGGAAGCCAACCGCAAGTTCGTGGAAGGACTGAAGCAGCACGCGGTCACCGGCCAGGGCCTGCCCACCTACGGCACCAACGTGCTGACCAACGTGCTCAACGAAGCCGGCGGCTATCCCACCTACAACTTCCGCGAGGGCCGTTACAAACACCATCAGAACCTGTCCGGCGAACTCCAGGCCGAGAACATGAAGAACCGCGAAGGCGGCCAGCCCACCCACGGCTGCCACCGCGGCTGCGCCATCCAGTGCTCCGGAATCTACACGGACAAGGACGGCAACTACATGACCAAGCAGCCGGAATACGAGACCGTCTGGTCCCACGGCGGCAATTGCGGGATCGACGATTTGGACGTGGTGGCCAAGCTGGACTACCTGGACGACAACTATGGCCTGGACACAATTGAAATGGGCGTGACCATCGGCGTGGCCATGGAAGCCGGGGTGATCGAGTTCGGCGACGGCGAAGGAGCCATCAATCTGGTCCACGAAGTGGGCAAAGGCACTCCGCTGGGTCGTATCCTGGGAGCAGGCACCGCCACCACGGCCCGCTGCTACGGCCTGGAGCACGCTCCGGTGGTCAAGGGCCAGGCCATGCCGGCTTATGATCCGCGTTCGGTCAAGGGCATCGGCGTGACCTACGCCACGTCCACCATGGGCGCGGACCACACCGCCGGATATGCCGTGGCCACGAACATCCTCAAGGTCGGCGGCGACGTCGATCCTCTGAAAGTGGAAGGCCAGGCCGAGCTGTCCCGGAACCTGCAGGTGGCCACCGCGGCTCTGGACGCCACGGGCTACTGCCTGTTCATCGCCTTCGCCATTCTGGATCAGCCCGAGACCTTCAACGCCATGGTTGATTCCATCAACCAGATGTACGGTCTGAGCATGACCGGCGACGACGTGGTCGCCCTGGGCCAGAAGATCCTGAAGATGGAGCAGGAGTTCAACAAGAAGGCAGGATTCGGTCCGGAACACGACCGCCTGCCCCGATACTTCTCCCGCGAGCCGTTGACCCCGCACAACGTGGTCTTCGACGTGCCAGCCGAAGAGCTGGACAAGGTCTACAACTTCTAG
- a CDS encoding Fur family transcriptional regulator, whose translation MTNHHHATDSKARQEQMTARLKERDFRLTPQRLAVLRILASSDGHPSVERIYEQVRRDFPTTSIATVYKTVALLRELGEVLELGFPDGSNRYDGSKPYPHPHVICTKCKTILDPELNGLTDLTKEVSQETGFRVTTHRVDFFGVCRACQEAGAGKETEGIGS comes from the coding sequence ATGACCAATCACCACCACGCAACAGATTCTAAAGCCCGCCAAGAGCAGATGACCGCCCGGCTCAAGGAACGCGATTTTCGGCTGACCCCGCAGCGGTTGGCCGTGCTCAGGATATTGGCTTCCAGCGACGGACATCCCTCGGTGGAACGGATTTACGAGCAGGTCCGCCGGGATTTCCCGACCACGAGCATTGCGACGGTTTACAAGACCGTGGCCCTGCTCCGGGAACTGGGCGAGGTCCTGGAATTGGGTTTTCCCGATGGCAGCAACCGCTACGACGGCAGCAAGCCTTATCCCCATCCCCATGTCATCTGCACTAAGTGCAAGACGATTCTGGATCCGGAACTGAACGGCCTGACCGATCTGACCAAAGAGGTCAGCCAGGAAACCGGCTTTCGGGTCACCACGCATCGTGTTGATTTTTTCGGGGTCTGCCGGGCCTGTCAGGAAGCGGGGGCCGGGAAAGAGACGGAAGGTATCGGTTCGTAG
- the katG gene encoding catalase/peroxidase HPI — translation MSETGKCPVTGKTHDHPAAKGTSNREWWPNQMDLDILHQHAPASNPLGPDFNYAEEFKKLDLAAVKKDLVALMTDSQEWWPADWGHYGGLMIRMAWHSAGTYRTADGRGGGGTGNQRFAPINSWPDNVNLDKSRRLLWPIKKKYGNKLSWADLMILAGNCALESMGFKTFGFGGGREDIWQPEEDIYWGSEAEWLGDRRYSGDRDLENPLAAVQMGLIYVNPEGPNGNPDPVASGRDVRETFARMGMNDEETVALTAGGHTFGKCHGAGPADHVGPEPEAAPIEEQGFGWKSSFGSGKGGDTISSGIEGAWKPNPTKWDMGYLKVLFKYEWELVKSPAGANQWLAKDVEDEDMIVDAHDPSKKRRPMMTTADLSLRFDPIYEPIARRYLNDPEGFADAFARAWFKLTHRDMGPKARYLGPEVPSEDLIWQDPVPAVDHPLIEAKDVADLKAKVLASGLSVAELVSTAWASASTFRGSDKRGGANGARIRLAPQKDWAVNQPEQLAKVLDVLESIQKGFHAAQSGGKKVSLADLIVLAGCAGVEAAAKAAGHSVEVPFFPGRTDASQDQTDQESFALLEPEADGFRNYQKKAYSVSAEEMLVDKAQLLTLSAPEMTVLVGGLRVLGANVGGSANGVFTNRPGALTTDFFTNLLDMGTVWKSASEAGDTFEGRDRKTGDLKWTGTRVDLIFGSNSRLRALAEVYAQDDAQEKFLRDFVAAWTKVMNLDRFDLI, via the coding sequence ATGAGTGAAACAGGAAAATGCCCCGTCACGGGCAAGACGCACGACCATCCGGCCGCCAAAGGCACGTCGAATCGCGAATGGTGGCCCAATCAAATGGACTTGGACATTCTGCACCAGCACGCCCCGGCTTCCAACCCATTGGGGCCGGATTTCAACTACGCCGAGGAGTTCAAGAAGCTTGACCTGGCCGCGGTGAAAAAAGATCTCGTCGCCCTGATGACCGACTCCCAGGAGTGGTGGCCGGCGGACTGGGGGCATTACGGCGGGCTGATGATCCGCATGGCCTGGCACAGCGCGGGCACCTACCGCACGGCGGACGGACGCGGCGGCGGGGGCACCGGGAACCAGCGCTTCGCGCCCATCAACAGCTGGCCGGACAACGTCAATCTGGACAAGTCCCGGCGATTGCTCTGGCCGATCAAGAAAAAATACGGCAACAAGCTTTCCTGGGCCGACCTGATGATTCTGGCAGGCAACTGCGCGCTGGAGTCCATGGGCTTCAAGACCTTTGGCTTCGGCGGCGGACGAGAGGATATCTGGCAACCGGAAGAGGATATCTACTGGGGTTCGGAGGCTGAATGGCTGGGCGACAGGCGCTACAGCGGAGATCGTGACCTGGAAAATCCGCTGGCCGCGGTGCAGATGGGCCTGATCTACGTGAACCCCGAAGGCCCGAACGGCAACCCTGATCCGGTGGCCTCGGGCCGCGACGTGCGGGAAACCTTTGCCCGCATGGGGATGAATGATGAAGAGACCGTGGCCCTGACTGCCGGTGGTCACACCTTTGGCAAGTGCCACGGCGCGGGACCTGCCGACCACGTAGGCCCTGAACCAGAAGCTGCCCCGATTGAAGAACAGGGCTTCGGCTGGAAGAGCAGCTTTGGCAGTGGAAAAGGCGGCGATACCATCAGCAGTGGCATCGAGGGAGCCTGGAAGCCCAACCCGACGAAGTGGGACATGGGCTATCTCAAGGTGCTGTTCAAATACGAGTGGGAACTGGTCAAAAGCCCGGCCGGAGCGAACCAGTGGCTGGCCAAGGACGTGGAGGACGAAGACATGATCGTCGACGCCCACGATCCTTCGAAGAAACGCCGTCCGATGATGACCACGGCGGATCTGTCGCTGCGCTTCGACCCGATCTACGAGCCCATTGCCCGGCGCTACCTGAATGATCCGGAAGGTTTCGCGGATGCGTTCGCCCGAGCTTGGTTCAAGCTGACCCACCGGGACATGGGCCCCAAGGCTCGCTACCTCGGCCCGGAAGTCCCGTCCGAAGACTTGATCTGGCAGGATCCGGTTCCGGCTGTTGATCACCCCCTGATCGAGGCCAAGGACGTGGCCGACCTCAAGGCCAAGGTTTTGGCTTCCGGCCTGTCCGTGGCGGAGTTGGTCTCCACGGCCTGGGCCTCGGCCTCCACCTTCCGCGGCTCCGACAAGCGCGGCGGGGCCAACGGCGCACGGATTCGTCTGGCACCGCAAAAGGATTGGGCCGTGAATCAGCCAGAGCAACTGGCCAAGGTGCTGGATGTGCTGGAATCCATCCAAAAGGGGTTCCACGCGGCCCAGTCCGGCGGCAAGAAAGTCTCCCTGGCGGACCTGATCGTCCTGGCCGGTTGCGCTGGCGTCGAGGCCGCGGCTAAGGCCGCGGGACATTCCGTGGAAGTGCCCTTTTTTCCAGGCCGTACGGACGCCTCGCAGGACCAGACCGATCAGGAATCCTTCGCTCTGCTGGAACCCGAAGCCGACGGCTTCCGCAACTATCAGAAGAAGGCCTATTCCGTGTCCGCCGAGGAGATGCTGGTGGACAAGGCTCAGTTGCTGACTCTGAGCGCTCCGGAAATGACCGTGCTCGTTGGCGGTTTGCGGGTGCTGGGCGCCAATGTCGGTGGATCGGCCAACGGTGTGTTCACGAACCGACCTGGAGCCCTGACCACCGACTTCTTTACCAATCTGCTGGACATGGGCACGGTGTGGAAATCCGCTTCCGAGGCCGGAGACACCTTTGAAGGCCGGGACCGCAAGACCGGGGACCTGAAGTGGACCGGTACCCGCGTGGACCTGATTTTCGGCTCCAACTCGCGATTGCGCGCCCTGGCCGAAGTTTACGCCCAGGACGACGCCCAGGAAAAATTCCTGCGCGACTTCGTCGCGGCCTGGACCAAGGTCATGAACCTGGATCGATTCGACCTGATCTGA
- a CDS encoding NUDIX hydrolase has protein sequence MEHDPPSQWLDWSREIQALSQTGLAFAQTHYERTRYHRLLELASEMVSSQTCLGADDVLRTFLVQPGYATVKVDVRGAVVRDDRILLVRERTDGKWAMPGGWADVGEYPSAMVAREILEESGYEAKPVRLIGVYDANRAGRPMEFFHAYKVLFLCELTGGAPSASDETSDVGFFPFDDLPPLSEHRTNHIHLSEVRRHLADPTRPAAFD, from the coding sequence ATGGAACATGACCCACCCTCCCAATGGCTGGATTGGTCCAGGGAGATTCAAGCCTTGAGCCAGACCGGCCTCGCCTTTGCCCAGACCCACTACGAGCGAACCCGATACCATCGCCTGTTGGAGTTAGCCTCGGAAATGGTTTCCAGCCAGACTTGTCTGGGAGCCGACGATGTCTTGCGCACCTTTCTGGTGCAGCCCGGCTATGCCACGGTCAAAGTTGACGTGCGCGGGGCCGTGGTCCGGGACGACCGCATTCTGCTGGTCCGGGAGCGGACCGACGGCAAATGGGCCATGCCCGGCGGCTGGGCCGACGTTGGTGAGTACCCTTCGGCCATGGTCGCCCGAGAGATTCTCGAGGAAAGCGGATACGAAGCCAAGCCGGTCCGGCTGATCGGCGTGTACGACGCTAACCGGGCCGGACGGCCCATGGAGTTCTTTCACGCCTACAAGGTACTGTTTCTCTGTGAACTGACCGGCGGAGCGCCTTCGGCCAGCGATGAAACCTCGGACGTGGGCTTTTTTCCCTTCGACGATCTGCCGCCGCTTTCCGAGCACCGCACTAACCACATCCATCTCTCGGAGGTCCGTCGCCATCTGGCGGACCCGACCCGCCCGGCCGCATTCGATTGA
- a CDS encoding MBL fold metallo-hydrolase produces MKPIVPLAVILMISLVAGCSGKNPHYDPDKPHHTPSGFQNNYPHSRPSGLDFWRWFFQRRLAGLPKKPTLELAPVAPDLEYLQANRSEPTVTWVGHATVLMQMGGLNILTDPIFSQRASPVQWAGPKRWQPPGIALADLPRIDLVLISHSHYDHLDIRSVRGLAAQPGGSPEFMVPLGLKEWFERNVPASRGHVRDFDWWDNLEVDDEERRATVHFVPAQHWSQRTLRDRNRTLWGGWVVEQPDFVFYFAGDMGYSQDTKDIGERFGGFDLAAIPVGAYEPRWFMRSQHINPEEAVLVHQDVQARRSIGVHWGTFHGITDEPLDQPIADLAEARQRHGLAEDDFFLLRHGETRRLDDNR; encoded by the coding sequence ATGAAACCGATTGTTCCGCTTGCCGTGATTTTGATGATCTCCCTCGTGGCCGGATGCTCCGGCAAGAACCCACACTACGACCCTGACAAGCCGCATCACACTCCCTCGGGCTTTCAGAACAACTATCCCCATTCCCGGCCCAGCGGCCTGGACTTCTGGCGCTGGTTCTTCCAGAGACGGTTGGCCGGACTGCCAAAAAAGCCCACATTGGAACTGGCCCCGGTGGCTCCGGACCTGGAGTATCTGCAAGCCAACCGCTCCGAGCCGACCGTGACCTGGGTTGGGCACGCTACTGTTCTGATGCAGATGGGCGGGCTGAACATTCTCACGGACCCCATCTTCTCGCAGCGAGCTTCCCCGGTGCAATGGGCCGGGCCAAAGCGCTGGCAGCCGCCCGGAATAGCCCTGGCCGACCTGCCGCGTATCGATCTGGTGCTGATCTCCCACAGCCATTACGACCACTTGGATATCCGTTCGGTGCGTGGGCTGGCGGCTCAACCCGGCGGCTCGCCGGAGTTTATGGTTCCCTTGGGCCTCAAGGAATGGTTCGAGCGCAACGTCCCCGCCTCCCGCGGCCACGTGCGGGATTTTGACTGGTGGGACAATCTGGAAGTGGATGACGAAGAGCGTCGGGCCACGGTCCACTTCGTCCCGGCCCAGCACTGGTCCCAGCGCACGTTGCGGGATCGAAATCGGACTCTGTGGGGCGGCTGGGTGGTGGAGCAGCCGGACTTCGTCTTTTATTTCGCCGGAGACATGGGCTATTCCCAGGATACCAAGGACATCGGAGAACGCTTCGGCGGCTTCGACTTGGCGGCCATTCCGGTGGGGGCCTATGAGCCGCGGTGGTTCATGCGCAGCCAGCACATCAATCCGGAGGAAGCGGTGCTGGTGCACCAGGATGTCCAGGCTCGCCGCTCCATTGGCGTGCATTGGGGAACTTTTCACGGGATCACGGACGAGCCCTTGGATCAGCCCATCGCCGATCTGGCAGAAGCCCGGCAACGGCACGGCCTGGCCGAAGACGACTTCTTTTTACTGCGCCACGGCGAAACGCGGCGACTTGACGATAACAGGTGA
- a CDS encoding HD domain-containing protein: MPGIRKSLLQLIFSGSFMKRWNDKLRPMELMEVDKQAHKMIVAWMLFELNTREMSAEEKLAIGERIVEGGIFEYLYRLVITDIKPPVFYQIKANPAHYRQLTDWVLDRLKPRVECLGTPFWDRLRLWLDHPEEGDLARRILDAAHSYASRWEFHLITHVQNYDDELEEIEESFRGQLETHRDLAGMPELLQGTGSHLGRLAHLSGQLRFQKRWSQTPRVPETSVLGHMFVVACFGYFFSMAVGACRARAQNNFFAGLVHDLPELLTRDIISPVKRSVARIGDLIREYEFKELERRVFAPLEKGGYSDLSERLSYFLGLDVGSEFVSTVILDGLIREVNWDQLQTTYNQDRFDPKDGNLLKVCDNLAAFMEAYTSLRNGISSDQLQQALWRIRAEYQQTSLGDGVHIGALLADFD; this comes from the coding sequence ATGCCCGGAATCCGCAAAAGCCTTTTGCAGCTCATCTTCTCCGGATCGTTCATGAAGCGCTGGAACGACAAACTGCGGCCCATGGAATTGATGGAGGTGGACAAGCAGGCCCATAAGATGATCGTGGCCTGGATGCTCTTTGAGCTGAACACCCGGGAGATGTCCGCGGAAGAGAAGTTGGCTATCGGCGAGCGGATCGTGGAAGGCGGGATTTTCGAGTATCTGTACCGTCTGGTGATCACGGACATCAAACCGCCGGTGTTTTATCAGATCAAGGCCAATCCGGCCCATTACCGCCAATTGACGGACTGGGTCCTGGACCGGCTCAAGCCTCGGGTGGAGTGCCTCGGAACGCCCTTCTGGGACCGGTTGCGGCTGTGGCTGGATCACCCGGAAGAAGGGGATCTGGCGCGGCGGATTCTGGACGCGGCCCACAGTTACGCCAGTCGGTGGGAATTTCACCTGATTACTCACGTTCAGAACTACGACGACGAATTGGAGGAGATCGAGGAGAGCTTTCGCGGACAACTGGAGACGCACCGCGACTTGGCGGGCATGCCGGAGCTGCTTCAAGGCACGGGAAGCCATCTGGGTCGTCTGGCGCATCTCAGCGGACAGTTGCGCTTCCAGAAACGGTGGTCCCAGACCCCGAGGGTCCCGGAGACCTCGGTCCTGGGGCATATGTTCGTGGTGGCCTGTTTCGGCTACTTTTTCAGTATGGCGGTGGGGGCGTGCCGGGCCAGAGCACAAAACAACTTTTTCGCCGGACTGGTCCACGATCTGCCGGAGCTGCTGACCAGGGACATCATTTCGCCGGTGAAGCGCTCGGTGGCCCGGATCGGTGATCTGATCCGGGAGTATGAGTTCAAGGAGTTGGAGCGGCGGGTCTTCGCTCCTTTGGAAAAGGGCGGATATTCCGATCTGTCGGAACGGCTGTCCTATTTTCTAGGCTTGGACGTGGGCTCGGAGTTTGTGAGCACGGTCATCCTGGATGGTTTGATCCGGGAAGTGAACTGGGACCAACTTCAGACCACCTACAACCAGGACCGTTTCGACCCCAAGGACGGCAACCTGCTCAAGGTTTGCGACAATCTGGCCGCCTTTATGGAGGCATACACTTCCTTGCGTAACGGCATCAGCAGCGACCAACTTCAGCAGGCCCTCTGGCGCATCCGGGCCGAATACCAGCAGACCAGCCTGGGCGACGGAGTGCACATCGGCGCTCTGCTGGCCGACTTCGACTGA
- a CDS encoding HD-GYP domain-containing protein: MRNKAIEPNEDLHEEYYQVSPVILESFPKFRLPLDTFEFREQVAQLIPLTQSGQRISADQRQMILDKCAQGLVFVARKDHPVYAQHISKQLDLVLVDSSLKSVEIALIFQQGLTDRLNAFLDQPVAPVLSALQTDLLVLTEYLWQDPYRIKQLRKNLWKEHSLANHGVNSLFIGLALYLRLNDGDLRRKHLDEVAMGLLVHDLGMSKIPAFIRAKAMPLTRDELEKIREHCWIGGKMLHSLEVRSDLILKQALEHHERLDGKGYPQKLPGKELSMIGQLCAVVDSYCAMITDRPYAEALTSGSALNALSQSPGYNDKMVRALMGMMMG, from the coding sequence ATGCGTAACAAAGCCATAGAGCCGAACGAAGACCTGCATGAGGAATATTATCAGGTCAGCCCGGTGATCCTGGAGAGTTTTCCGAAATTTCGTCTGCCCCTGGATACGTTTGAATTCAGGGAGCAGGTTGCCCAGCTGATCCCCTTGACCCAGTCCGGTCAACGGATCTCGGCGGATCAACGTCAGATGATCCTGGACAAATGCGCCCAGGGGCTGGTCTTCGTCGCCCGCAAGGACCACCCGGTTTACGCCCAGCATATCAGCAAGCAACTTGACTTGGTCTTGGTGGACTCCAGCTTGAAAAGCGTGGAAATCGCCCTGATTTTCCAGCAAGGCTTGACCGATCGCCTTAACGCCTTTCTGGATCAGCCCGTGGCCCCGGTGCTCTCAGCCCTGCAAACCGACCTGCTCGTTCTGACCGAATACCTGTGGCAGGACCCGTATCGGATCAAGCAACTCAGAAAAAATCTCTGGAAAGAGCACTCCCTTGCCAATCACGGCGTCAACTCCCTTTTCATCGGATTGGCCCTGTACCTGCGCCTCAATGACGGCGATCTGCGCCGCAAGCATCTGGACGAGGTAGCCATGGGGCTGCTGGTCCACGACCTGGGCATGTCCAAGATTCCGGCCTTCATTCGTGCCAAGGCCATGCCGCTGACCCGGGACGAACTGGAAAAAATCCGGGAACACTGCTGGATCGGTGGAAAAATGCTCCACTCCTTGGAGGTCCGCTCGGACTTGATCCTCAAACAGGCTCTGGAACACCATGAACGGTTGGACGGCAAGGGCTATCCGCAAAAGCTGCCCGGCAAGGAACTCAGCATGATCGGCCAGTTGTGCGCGGTGGTGGATTCCTATTGCGCCATGATCACCGATCGCCCGTACGCCGAGGCCCTGACCTCGGGCAGCGCACTGAACGCGCTGAGTCAGAGCCCCGGCTACAACGACAAAATGGTCCGCGCCTTGATGGGCATGATGATGGGATGA
- the mraZ gene encoding division/cell wall cluster transcriptional repressor MraZ, with protein sequence MSGKMVTFRGHAYRSLDPKGRLVLPAEFRDVILSAGTHARVILTNFDGCVVGYSLQEWERIEESFQRINMLNRQLRDFQRFFISGAMEVELDKQGRILIPPHLRTYAGLTREVALAGVGRKFEIWDLERFEEQRRKMEESFDLVMDALAQTECDLRL encoded by the coding sequence ATGAGTGGAAAGATGGTGACCTTTCGCGGACATGCATATCGCAGCCTGGACCCCAAGGGGCGTCTGGTGCTTCCTGCGGAATTTCGGGATGTTATCCTCTCCGCTGGGACGCATGCTCGGGTCATTCTGACGAATTTCGATGGATGCGTGGTGGGATACTCACTTCAGGAGTGGGAACGAATCGAAGAGAGTTTTCAGCGCATCAACATGCTGAATCGACAGTTGCGGGATTTTCAGCGTTTTTTCATCTCCGGGGCCATGGAAGTGGAACTGGACAAACAGGGCCGAATTCTCATTCCTCCTCATTTGAGAACCTACGCCGGTCTCACGCGGGAAGTCGCCTTGGCCGGCGTTGGACGAAAATTCGAGATCTGGGACTTGGAGCGGTTTGAAGAACAACGGCGCAAAATGGAAGAGAGCTTTGATCTGGTCATGGACGCCCTGGCTCAGACAGAGTGCGATCTGCGTCTGTAG
- the rsmH gene encoding 16S rRNA (cytosine(1402)-N(4))-methyltransferase RsmH: MTSLPESSALPAHQPVLVEAVLTHLAPRPGGRYLDGTLGLGGHAGAVLEATGGAARILGLDRDPLALEAATKRLRGTWPTAELTLRHECFSRFSDIMDELGWERLDGALLDLGFSSFQVDTPARGFSFLADGPLDMRMNPHGAGVTAREVVNAYPARQLAKIIYEFGEEPLGGRIARAIETARRDDPIETTLELAHIVEQAYPPARRARARNHPATRTFQALRMFVNDETGEISRFLGQIVPRLAENARIVIISFHSIEDRIVKRYFVEQAKACLCPPRQPFCLCGHRATLKILTKKPLIASSAELTANPRSRSAKLRAAERIAD, from the coding sequence ATGACGTCCTTGCCTGAATCCTCTGCTCTCCCCGCGCATCAACCGGTCCTGGTCGAAGCGGTCCTGACGCATCTCGCTCCACGCCCTGGCGGGCGCTACCTGGACGGGACCCTGGGACTGGGCGGGCACGCCGGGGCCGTGTTGGAGGCGACCGGCGGCGCGGCTCGTATCTTGGGGCTGGACCGCGATCCATTGGCCTTGGAGGCGGCGACAAAGAGGCTTCGCGGGACTTGGCCAACGGCCGAATTGACATTGCGTCACGAGTGTTTCAGCCGGTTTTCGGACATCATGGATGAGCTGGGCTGGGAACGACTGGACGGCGCGTTGCTGGATCTCGGCTTCTCCTCCTTTCAGGTGGACACTCCGGCGCGTGGGTTCAGCTTTCTTGCCGACGGCCCCTTGGACATGCGGATGAATCCTCACGGCGCAGGAGTGACGGCGCGAGAAGTGGTCAACGCGTATCCCGCACGACAACTCGCGAAGATCATTTATGAGTTCGGTGAAGAACCTTTGGGCGGAAGAATTGCCAGGGCCATCGAAACAGCGCGTCGCGACGATCCCATCGAAACCACCCTGGAATTGGCGCATATCGTTGAGCAGGCCTATCCTCCAGCAAGGAGGGCCCGGGCTCGCAACCATCCGGCGACCCGTACCTTTCAGGCTCTGCGGATGTTCGTCAACGATGAGACCGGAGAAATCAGCCGGTTTTTGGGACAGATTGTGCCGCGACTGGCTGAAAACGCACGAATCGTAATCATATCGTTTCATTCCATCGAGGATCGTATCGTCAAGCGGTATTTCGTGGAGCAGGCCAAGGCGTGTCTGTGTCCGCCCAGGCAGCCCTTTTGCTTGTGCGGCCATCGGGCGACATTGAAAATACTGACCAAGAAGCCGTTGATCGCATCCAGCGCCGAATTGACCGCCAATCCTCGTAGTCGTAGCGCGAAGCTTCGGGCGGCCGAACGGATCGCCGACTGA